One Solanum pennellii chromosome 9, SPENNV200 DNA segment encodes these proteins:
- the LOC107030363 gene encoding uncharacterized protein LOC107030363 yields MASRLRAFTKMNPPVHYGSKSSEDPHEFVHEVHMILCAMGVYKEEKTELNAYQVKDVAQVWYHMFAYARARGDVPITWEVLKRFFPRAQREAKVKEFINLRQGGMSAKEYSLKFVKLSKYASSLVENIRDEMSRFVTSVSEDLVEHCREAILHDNMDLGRLMVHAQQVEESHRKRKVNKVTFLGHVVTDECVEVDPKKVEAVKNWPRPLTPTDIRSFLGLANYHCRFVEGFSIIAAPLIALTKKKAKFEWSEKCENIFRELKGPTHFSPSIDVVEEFWRNYLYGVQVDVYTDIRVFSKANVVADVLRRLSMGSVSHIDDEKKEIVKEKSLGTQAKLSTAFHPQTNGQVERTIKTLEDMLRECIIDFKGSLDDHLPLIEFSYNNSYI; encoded by the exons ATGGCTAGTAGGTTAAGGGCCTTCACCAAGATGAACCCCCCAGTGCACTACGGGTCCAAGTCCAGCGAGGATCCTCATGAGTTCGTACATGAGGTCCACATGATTCTTTGTGCCATGGGAGTATATAAGGAGGAAAAGACTGAGTTGAATGCATATCAAGTCAAGGATGTGGCACAGGTTTGGTACCATATGTTTGCTTATGCCCGAGCTAGAGGAGATGTTCCCATCACTTGGGAAGTTCTAAAGAGGTTCTTTCCCAGAGCTCAAAGGGAAGCCAAAGTcaaagagttcatcaacctgaGACAGGGAGGTATGTCTgccaaggagtattccttgaagtttgttaaactttcAAAGTATGCTTCTTCTTTGGTGGAAAATATaagagatgagatgagtagattcGTTACAAGCGTATCTGAGGATCTGGTAGAACATTGTCGGGAAGCCATACTGCATGACAATATGGATCTAGGCAGGTTAATggtgcatgctcaacaagtggaggagAGTCACCGTAAAAGAAAGGTTAACAAAG TGACCTTTCTTGGTCATGTTGTGACAGACGAATGTGTTGAAGTTGATCCAAAGAAGGTTGAGGCGGTGAAGAATTGGCCGAGACCCCTTACTCCTACAGATATTCGGAGCTTTCTGGGTTTAGCCAATTATCATTGCAGGTTTGTAGAAGGGTTTTCAATTATTGCTGCACCATTGATCGCATTGACAAAGAAGAAGGCAAAGTTTGAGTGGTCCGAGAAATGTGAAAATATCTTTCGAGAACTCAAAGGaccgactcacttcagccccagtATTGACGTTGTCGAGGAGTT TTGGAGaaattatttgtatggtgtacAGGTTGATGTGTATACTGACATAAGAGTCTTCA gtaaggccAATGTGGTGGCCGATGTATTGAGAAGACTGAGCATGGGCAGCGTTTcacatattgatgatgagaagaaggagattgttaaagag AAAAGTTTGGGTACACAGGCGAAGCTTAGTACTGCTTTCCATCCGCAGACAAATGGACAAGTAGAGCGTACTATCaagacccttgaagacatgttgagagaatgtattattgatttcaaggggagTTTGGATGATCACTTGCCGCTGATAGAGTtctcttacaataatagctacatTTAA